GACTGAAGCAGAATGCTTAGCAGCGCTAGAGAACGGTATGAAAGTGGTTGAGAACTTAACGGGTAATTTGCTTATCGTCGGTGAGATGGGTATTGGTAATACATCAGCGGCGAGTCTTTTGCTGGCGAGATTAGGTGATGTGCCGATTGCTGATTGTATTGGTCGTGGTACGGGGCTTGATGATGCAGGGCTACAGCATAAGACGGATATTTTAACGCAAGTATTGCAGCGTCATAGCGAGGCACAGTCTCCACTGGACGTGCTTGCTGCATTAGGCGGGCTTGAGATAGCCATGATGGCAGGTGCGCTGATTCAAGCCGCCAGTGAACGCCGTATTTTATTAATCGACGGCTTTATTGCCAGCAGTGCTTTACTGGTTGCGGAGCGATTAACGCCAGGTGTCGCTCAATACGCTATTTTTGCCCATCATTCAGTTGAGCCAGGACATGCGCATTTATTAAAATTACTTAATGCTGAGCCATTACTTAATATGGGTATGCGCTTGGGCGAGGGTAGCGGGGCAGCGCTTGCTTATCCATTATTGCAGTCAGCTTGTGCCATTATCAATGAGATGGCAAGCTTTAGTGATGCTGGAATCAGTGAGCAAAACAAATAATGTCACAGCCATTAAAGCAGGAATCAAAACAGGCGTTAAATCAGCCAAAGCCGTTACAGCAGTCTTCGCCTAAAAACGTTGGTCAATTCATAAAGCACGAATGGATATTGTTACTGGTAGCCATTCAGTTTTTGACGCGCCTGCCAGTTCCGCCATTCAAAAATTATAATCCCCAATGGTTACACCAGAGCAGTCGTCATTTTCCCGCAGTCGGTTTGCTGGTTGGACTACTTTGCGCTGGCGTGTTTTGGCTCGGCAGTATTTTATTTACGCCCTTAGTGGCTGCAGTGCTGAGTACGGTATTCGGGATTAAGCTTACGGGCGCTTTTCACGAAGATGGTCTTGCGGATAGTTGCGATGGTTTGGGCGGCGGTCTGACTCGCGAGCGTACCTTAACCATTATGAAAGACTCGCGCTTAGGAACATACGGCGTGTTAGGGTTAGTCTCTGCGCTATTGCTAAAGATTTCCTTGTTAGCCACCATGCCGTTATCGGTATCTATTGTCGCGCTGATTATTGGGCATACTGCGTCGCGTTTGCTATGTATTAGCCTGCTTGCGCTGCTGCCTTATGGCGGTGAGATAGAACACGCTAAAGCCAAACCTATGGCGCAGCAGCTGACACCGTTACAAGGATTGTTCAGTAGTGGTTGGTTGCTCGTGGCAGGAGTTTTAGCAATGGTTATATTTCCTAATGCCATACAGCAGATTAGCATCGGTCAGTGGTTATTGGCTTTGATACTGGCGTTAGTTGCCACTGAATATATGCGGCGCTTATTACGTAGGCGTCTTGATGGCTATACGGGTGATGGACTAGGAGCGACACAGCAGCTTAGTGAAGTTGCGATATATGCTGGAATTGCTGCCTCTATACCTTTTATCTAAAGTGTATAGTCAGTCCCAAATGAAATGAGTACAAGTATTATAACGCGCTACTGGTATAAATTTTCTTTGCTTGCTGTGCCTGCGCAGACAGAGGCTACGAAAAATTTATCCCAGTAGCATTGTGTTTATTTTATAGTGAATTGACTATAGAAAAATAGGAGGCTAATCAATCAATGACTCTTTACATTTGGCGTCACCCGAAACCCTTTGAGGCTGAGGGTATCTGTATTGGTCAGACGGACATAGGGGTAGATAGGCGTAAATTAAAACGCCTTGCCAATCAGGTCGAGCGCTTTGTGCGTCTGCACCAATTACCTAGAGTCATTTGGGTAAGCCCATTACAGCGCTCACTAAAAGTTGGTCAGATATTGGCGCACCGTGGCTTTCAATGTCGAATCGCGCCTGAGCTTGCTGAGATTGATTTTGGCGAATGGGATGGTCGCCCTTGGGAGCAAATCGCTAAGCAAGAGATTGATGACTGGTGTGATAACTTTGCGCACTTTACGCCCGATAATGGGGAAAGTTTGCAGCAGTTATTTGACCGTGTTGAGGGTTGGTTGAATAAGGTTTTGGCTGAACAAGACAACACCCCAATACTAGCAATTGGTCATGCTGGCTGGATTAATGCTGCCAAGATTATGGATACTGGGCAAGATGTACCGAAGACAGCAGCTGATTGGCCCTCTTCAGTTGCATATGGGGAATGTAGTTGTTTGACGCTTGCAAGGATTTAGCTATCGCTCATTTACTTTTAAACGGCATTACGAGCAATCCCCATAGTGAGGCGTTTTGCTTGGGTGATGGATATTCTTTTAAGCCAATATCTAGCTCGTTATCAGACTTCTGCGCTTCACTCTTATAACTACCAAAAATCCAATCCCACCAAATGACGCTAAAACCATAGTTTGAGTTAGTCTCACTAACGCGTTGGCTGTGGTGAATACGGTGCAAAATCTGCGTCATAAATATTAAGCGCAGTGGCTTTTCAAGGGCGGGAGGCAGACGAATATTGGCATGGTTAAACATCGCTAAGCCATTTAGAGTAATCTCAAAAATCAGTACTGCGATGGCAGGGACACCCAATAAGCTGACGGCAACGAGCTTCACTAGGATGCTTAAGACAATTTCAATAGGATGAAACCTAAGGCCTGTACTGGCATCAACATGCGCATCAGCGTGATGGACTTTATGCAAACGCCATAGAATAGGCACACGATGGAATAATCGATGTTGCCAGTAAATGATGATGTCGAGCAATATTAGGCTTAATATGATGACAACAATGCTTGGCAAGTCGATAGTATTGAATAGACCAATCCCATGCTGCTGATTATAAAGTGCCACAGCCGTTAGACCGACAGGCACCGCTAGACGAGCAATAACGGATGACGCAAACACCAAGCCAAAGTTAGCGAACCAGCGTTTGCTGCTTTTGATCGGCGCTTTACGTGCAGGCATGCGCCACTCAGTCAGCATCATAATCACTAAAATGCTCAAAAAGAACCCAAGCCGCCACCATACTTCATTAGTCATTGCTTACCTCTTGAGGGTTTAAACCAGCTGAGCTACTAACATTCGCCTCTAGCTGTTTAAGGGTATGATAGCCACCATAGATACGCGTAAAAATCGTGATCGCGCAGGCCGTTGCAAAAATGCTAGCGAGTAGTACAAAGTGCTGTGGCCAAATGCAAAAGGCAACAAACAGCGCAATGGTTTCGGTGCCTTCCGTCAAACCGTTTAAATAATAAAAACTTTTATATTTGAACTGTGGTTTATCCAGTTTAAACTTTTCGGCCGCGATGGCAAATGCCAAAAAGCTGGAGCCTGTACCAATGAAAGCGCCGAGCAATAAAGCACCTGCAATGGCATTCTGTTCAGGATTTGCCAAGATAAATCCCAGCGGCACTGCTGCATAAAATAAAAAGTCGAGCGTAATATCTAAGTAGCCGCCTGCGCTTGAGCTTTGCTGAGCATGACGAGCTAGAGCGCCATCAAGACCATCAAAAATGCGATTCAACACAATCGCTGCAAGTGCGCCATACCAAAGCTCAAACGCCAGTAATGGTAAGGCTAACATGCCGATTACAAAGCCCGCTACCGTGAGTTGATCAGCCGTGATGCCGCGTTTATGTAATACAACGACCACAGGGGCTAGTATCGGCTTAATCATGGGCGTGAGAAATTTGTCTAGCATGCGCTTGCCTTTTATATTTCGCTTTGGTGTTTAAGGTTATAATTCTAAGACTACAGGTCTAAATGAATAACTTTACCCTTTGCGGCCTCAGCATCGCTATGATCGTGCGTGACCATGATGGCGGGGAGTTTATGCGTGCGAATTTGCTCAAATACCAGTTGGCGCGTATCTACTCTTAGTTGGGTATCGAGCTTGCTAAAAGGCTCGTCTAGTAGTATCGCTTTTGGCTCGCTGAGCAAGGTGCGCAGGAGCGCCACTCGTGCTTGTTGTCCGCCCGATAAATTGTCAGGATGGCGATCTCCCATGCCTGCTAAGCCCACTTGTGCAAGCGCTTGTGCTATTTTTTCACTACGCTGTTTTCTATCGCCCATTTTGTTACCTTTAGGCATCGCAAAAGCAATGTTGCACGCTACCGATAAATGCGAAAACAGTAGGGCATCTTGATACAGTACCCCAATCTGACGCAGGTGCGTAGGTAAGTGGCTTACATTTTCATCATTCAACCAGACCTCACCAGTAGCGGTGAAACCATTTGGTAAGGTACCTGTCAGCCAATTCAATAAGCTCGATTTACCACTGCCAGATGGGCCCATGACAGTCAATATTTCACCACCAGCAATCTGCTCGTCTAGGCTTAGTAATAGCTTGCCTTGTCGATATAACTGTAAGTTTTTTATCTGTAAAGATGATTGCATCAAGGACCCTTTTTTGTGTTTTTAACGACTGATATTTTCACAGCTACCTGACTCTTAACTTAGTATGGACGAACGTAGGCTGTGGCTTTAGCCCAGCATTTTGCTTTTGCAAAGATTTAAGCTGGGCTAAAGCCACAGCCTACGCCAACTGTTTCTTTAAAGTGGAGCGCTTATAGATGTTATTTCTAACGAGTGCCACTTTTAAAGAAATACTTCGGCAATACCCACGCCAATATAAAGCCAATTAACGGTAACGCCATTTGGATGATGGCGTACACCGCACTGGTGCGCCTACTGGCACCATTTGCGAGAGTCACCGCTTCTGTGGTGATGGTGGCGATTCGTCCGCCGCCTGCTAATAATGTCGGCAAGTATTGACCAAAGCTAATCGCCAAACCAAGGGCGATAGCAATTAACAGAGGCGCAAACAGTTGTGGTAATTTCACCTGCAAAAATACTTTGGCTGGCGTCGCACCAAGGCTCGCGGCTACATGAGCAAAACGAGGGTCTAGACGCCTGTAACTACTGGCAAGCGATAAAAACACATAAGGCAGTACAAAAAGCAGATGGGTAAACGCCACATTAAAAAACGCCGTTTGGTTATTCACCAGTTGCTGTAGCCACACCAAACCAAATAAAAAGGCAATACTGGGTACTAACAGCGGCAAATAGATAATTAAACTGGTAAATTTTGAGAGTGGTTTTTTACTTAATTGTTCAGCTTCTAGACATAATAAAGTCAGCACAATGGCAAATATGGTACTCACGATACCGATAGCAAGAGTATTAAATAATGGCGTACCCATTTGCGTAAAGGCACTTTGAAAATGTAATAACACCAATTGCTCTGGCAATACGGCGGGAAAGCGCCAAAAACCAGCTACTGACCACATTACCAGACCAACGAGCGCCAGCAAAATAAAGCCAATCACCACAGTGGTCAACGCGGCGGTAATTTTTTGCCATAATGCATCGGCATAGTGGCGCTTGCCATTTATCAATGTGCCATTAAAGCAAGCTTTTATCGCTCTCTCGCTACCAAGCCACAAGGCGATTAAACCACCCGTTAACGCCAGCTGTAATAACGCGCCCGCCGAGGCTTTTATACGTAAGTTCAAATCAACATCGTTAAACCATTGCATGATAGTAACAGCGAGCGTTGGCGGCGTGTTTGGACCCAATATCAATGGCATCTCAACGCTGGCACTGGCATAGGCAAGCACGGCCAAGATAGGCAAACGTAAAAAAGGATAGAGGACAGGGAGTACGCCTTTAAAAAAGGCAGTGATGGGGAAATAGCCGAGATTTAGCGCAACTTTATATTGCTGACGTAGCTTTTTACCAAGCTCAGGTTGTGCCAAGGCGCCTAGTGCCATTAATAATAAAAACGGCAGCTCTTTTAAGGTTAAACCCAAAATGATGCTGATGCCGTACGGGTCATGTGGAAACATACCGCTTGGCGCCAACTCCCAGCCGCTAAGCCACGGTGAAATAAGACGTGAAAACATACCAGAAGGCGCAATTAAAAAGCCAACTGCAATGGCTGCCGCTGCATGAGGAATGACCAAGATTGGACTCAGTAAACGCTCAATACGGGTCAGCCAAACGCTATTAAAAAATGCTGCCAATATCATTAAGGTCATGACAAAAGCGAATAGGGTACTGATTAATCCAGTGCCAATACTTAACGCGACCATTTGGCTAAGACCAGGCGTCTGCCAAAGATCGTTAAAGCCTTGTAGACTAAGAGTCGTTTTCTCAAGTGCAGGCACCCAGCTAAAGGCAGGTAACAACACACTGAGTAAACCACCGAGTACGGGTAATATCAACAGTAGCAGTAAAAATTTCGGACTCAAGGATACAATGTGCGTAAATAGGTCTGTTTTATAGGGCGCTATCACTCCAGTGTTTGCATCAGCCCTTTTATCGTTAAAATTTTTACTCATGGGCTGACCCCATAGCGTGTCTGCCAGCCTTGCATAACGGCATCAACCCAGCTCGGATGTGGTTCATTCACGGTCCGTTTTATAGCGTCAACAGGTAGGGCGCTCGGATGGGGTTTGTTAGTCTTGAATAGCGCTTGTTGCTCAGGGTCAAGCGTCGATTGGATGAGTACGGTTTTATCACCCCACACAGCAGGCGTTTGCTTTTTAGCCTGTGCTTCTGGACTCATCAGAAAGTTTGCCACCAACTGCGCGGCTTGCGGATGGCTGGCGTTATAAGGAATGGCCACAAAATGGGTGTTGCTTAAGCTGCCATCGCTCATGGCATAGCTACGAATGCTCTGGGGTAAATCATAACGCTGCACGGCCGCAGGAATTTCAGGCGCGGAAAAGCTAAAGGCTAAGCTAAGCTCGGTATCATCGACCAGACGTCGCATGTGCGCGCCCGTTTGCACAAATTGCTCACCCTTACGCCATAGAGTTGGATGCAAATCATCTAAAAACGTCCATAAAGGGGCTAATATAATATCTGTATTTTGCTCAGTGGCTGGCAGGTTGAGCTGTGCTTTGATATTTGTGCCTGTATTCGCATCTTGCTGCTCGTGCAGCATGACTAAAGCGTATTTTAAAAAGCTCATGCCTAAAAAGTCAGGTGGCTTTGGATAGCTAAAACGCCCGGGGTTTTGCGCCGTCCAATTGACCAGCTCATTTAAAGTGCTTGGTGGCTTATCAGTTGATAAGCTGTCGTAATAAAAAGTCAGCGAGGCTTGACCCCATGGCGCTTCCATACCATTGGTTGGCACACCAAAATCAAAGTTAACGGCAGGATTACTCTCTGGATCGGTCAAGGCAAAGTTAGGCAGCTTGTTCGCCCATTGTTTGAGTAATAACGAATTCTCACTCATGGTGGCGAAGTTTGCGCCATTTATCCAGATGAGATCAACGCTGCCTTTATTATTATTGTTGGCAGACTTTTCTGCGAGTACGCGACTGACGGCTTCACTGGTGTCGCTCAATTTGACATGAACCAAATTGATATTATATTTATCATCGACTTGCTTAGCAGCCCACTGTAGATAGGCATTGATCTGCGGGTCACCGCCCCATGCATAGAAGTAAACGTCTTGGTTTTTACCTTGCGCCTCTATCTGCTGCCAAGATGATAAATTTTGATTAAGGTCATCGGTAGTAGGTGAAGCAGTGCTTGCTGATATACCAATACCAATGCTAAGCACCATAGCATAGGTGCTATAGCGACTTAGATTTTTTAACGTTGGCAAAGCTGGTAAAGATTTAATAACGTACATTTAAGTTTCCGTTATGATGATATATTTGCAGTGCAGTTGATAAGAATTCAACTAACCTCGACGCCATGTATGATATTTCTCAAGCCAGTTTAATACTTTTTCAGGTGCATGATTGCGTTTCCATTCACCAGCCGCGTATTTATTACCCTCCGCCCACGTTGGATACATATGAATGGTGCCGAGTATTTTATTCAGCCCTAAGCCATGTTTCATTGCTAATATAAATTCCGGCATTAAATCACCAGCATGCTCAGCGACGATGGTCACGCCGAGTATTTTATCTTTACCTTTTGGCGTAATTACTTTGATAAAGCCATAGTTGGCGCTTTCCGTCACCGCACGATCTAAGTCTTTAAAGTCGTAACGGGTAATTTCAAAATCGATGCCTTTTTCAATAGCCTCTTGCTCATTTAAGCCAACGCGTGCGACTTCTGGATCAATAAAAGTCGTCCACGGAATCACGCGGTAATCTACTTTAAACTTCTTTAGATGCCCAAACAAACCATTTACCGCTGCGTACCATGCCTGATGGGAGGCCACATGAGTAAATTGATAAGGACCAACGACATCACCAGCAGCGTAAATATTGGGGTAGAGGGTTTCTAAATAGTCATCGGTCTCGATGGTACGTTCAGTTTCAATCCCTAATGTTTCTAAGCCATAGCCTTCTAAGCGCGCACTGCGTCCAACGGCACAAAGCAATTCGTCATATTCAATAGCGATTTCTTGTTTATTTTGACTGTCTTGCTTACCGGTACTGCTTTGCTTAT
The nucleotide sequence above comes from Psychrobacter sp. P2G3. Encoded proteins:
- the cobT gene encoding nicotinate-nucleotide--dimethylbenzimidazole phosphoribosyltransferase, with the translated sequence MLPLTTFTLPTIANIENNDLRQQLQQIIDLKTKPLGALGRLETLALQLGMIQGTLTPHINQPQIRVFAADHGLTKHGTSAYPSAVTAQMVYNFLQGGAAINVLARQHNIELKVVDAGVNADFANSPFKDHPQLLDYKVRHGSRDALAEPAMTEAECLAALENGMKVVENLTGNLLIVGEMGIGNTSAASLLLARLGDVPIADCIGRGTGLDDAGLQHKTDILTQVLQRHSEAQSPLDVLAALGGLEIAMMAGALIQAASERRILLIDGFIASSALLVAERLTPGVAQYAIFAHHSVEPGHAHLLKLLNAEPLLNMGMRLGEGSGAALAYPLLQSACAIINEMASFSDAGISEQNK
- the cobS gene encoding adenosylcobinamide-GDP ribazoletransferase, translated to MSQPLKQESKQALNQPKPLQQSSPKNVGQFIKHEWILLLVAIQFLTRLPVPPFKNYNPQWLHQSSRHFPAVGLLVGLLCAGVFWLGSILFTPLVAAVLSTVFGIKLTGAFHEDGLADSCDGLGGGLTRERTLTIMKDSRLGTYGVLGLVSALLLKISLLATMPLSVSIVALIIGHTASRLLCISLLALLPYGGEIEHAKAKPMAQQLTPLQGLFSSGWLLVAGVLAMVIFPNAIQQISIGQWLLALILALVATEYMRRLLRRRLDGYTGDGLGATQQLSEVAIYAGIAASIPFI
- a CDS encoding histidine phosphatase family protein, producing MTLYIWRHPKPFEAEGICIGQTDIGVDRRKLKRLANQVERFVRLHQLPRVIWVSPLQRSLKVGQILAHRGFQCRIAPELAEIDFGEWDGRPWEQIAKQEIDDWCDNFAHFTPDNGESLQQLFDRVEGWLNKVLAEQDNTPILAIGHAGWINAAKIMDTGQDVPKTAADWPSSVAYGECSCLTLARI
- a CDS encoding sterol desaturase family protein; the protein is MTNEVWWRLGFFLSILVIMMLTEWRMPARKAPIKSSKRWFANFGLVFASSVIARLAVPVGLTAVALYNQQHGIGLFNTIDLPSIVVIILSLILLDIIIYWQHRLFHRVPILWRLHKVHHADAHVDASTGLRFHPIEIVLSILVKLVAVSLLGVPAIAVLIFEITLNGLAMFNHANIRLPPALEKPLRLIFMTQILHRIHHSQRVSETNSNYGFSVIWWDWIFGSYKSEAQKSDNELDIGLKEYPSPKQNASLWGLLVMPFKSK
- a CDS encoding CDP-alcohol phosphatidyltransferase family protein, with translation MLDKFLTPMIKPILAPVVVVLHKRGITADQLTVAGFVIGMLALPLLAFELWYGALAAIVLNRIFDGLDGALARHAQQSSSAGGYLDITLDFLFYAAVPLGFILANPEQNAIAGALLLGAFIGTGSSFLAFAIAAEKFKLDKPQFKYKSFYYLNGLTEGTETIALFVAFCIWPQHFVLLASIFATACAITIFTRIYGGYHTLKQLEANVSSSAGLNPQEVSND
- a CDS encoding ATP-binding cassette domain-containing protein, with translation MQSSLQIKNLQLYRQGKLLLSLDEQIAGGEILTVMGPSGSGKSSLLNWLTGTLPNGFTATGEVWLNDENVSHLPTHLRQIGVLYQDALLFSHLSVACNIAFAMPKGNKMGDRKQRSEKIAQALAQVGLAGMGDRHPDNLSGGQQARVALLRTLLSEPKAILLDEPFSKLDTQLRVDTRQLVFEQIRTHKLPAIMVTHDHSDAEAAKGKVIHLDL
- a CDS encoding ABC transporter permease subunit produces the protein MSKNFNDKRADANTGVIAPYKTDLFTHIVSLSPKFLLLLLILPVLGGLLSVLLPAFSWVPALEKTTLSLQGFNDLWQTPGLSQMVALSIGTGLISTLFAFVMTLMILAAFFNSVWLTRIERLLSPILVIPHAAAAIAVGFLIAPSGMFSRLISPWLSGWELAPSGMFPHDPYGISIILGLTLKELPFLLLMALGALAQPELGKKLRQQYKVALNLGYFPITAFFKGVLPVLYPFLRLPILAVLAYASASVEMPLILGPNTPPTLAVTIMQWFNDVDLNLRIKASAGALLQLALTGGLIALWLGSERAIKACFNGTLINGKRHYADALWQKITAALTTVVIGFILLALVGLVMWSVAGFWRFPAVLPEQLVLLHFQSAFTQMGTPLFNTLAIGIVSTIFAIVLTLLCLEAEQLSKKPLSKFTSLIIYLPLLVPSIAFLFGLVWLQQLVNNQTAFFNVAFTHLLFVLPYVFLSLASSYRRLDPRFAHVAASLGATPAKVFLQVKLPQLFAPLLIAIALGLAISFGQYLPTLLAGGGRIATITTEAVTLANGASRRTSAVYAIIQMALPLIGFILAWVLPKYFFKSGTR
- a CDS encoding ABC transporter substrate-binding protein, translated to MYVIKSLPALPTLKNLSRYSTYAMVLSIGIGISASTASPTTDDLNQNLSSWQQIEAQGKNQDVYFYAWGGDPQINAYLQWAAKQVDDKYNINLVHVKLSDTSEAVSRVLAEKSANNNNKGSVDLIWINGANFATMSENSLLLKQWANKLPNFALTDPESNPAVNFDFGVPTNGMEAPWGQASLTFYYDSLSTDKPPSTLNELVNWTAQNPGRFSYPKPPDFLGMSFLKYALVMLHEQQDANTGTNIKAQLNLPATEQNTDIILAPLWTFLDDLHPTLWRKGEQFVQTGAHMRRLVDDTELSLAFSFSAPEIPAAVQRYDLPQSIRSYAMSDGSLSNTHFVAIPYNASHPQAAQLVANFLMSPEAQAKKQTPAVWGDKTVLIQSTLDPEQQALFKTNKPHPSALPVDAIKRTVNEPHPSWVDAVMQGWQTRYGVSP